Part of the Halodesulfovibrio sp. genome is shown below.
TTCACTTCCGGAGCTGGCGGCGAAGGTAATTTGCGATCTAGTGCTGCATGACGAAGCCATTGAGCGGGACTCATACCCATTGTCTTTGCCCGTGCAATTAATTTGTCCATTTCTAACTCGTTAACTCGAACTCCAATTGTTCGAGAACGCACAGCCTCTTGCGACAACTTAGGGCGACCGCCCACTCCTTTTTTCCTTATGGAGTTCAACTGCTTTTTCATGCGAACCTCGTGAGCATTGCCCCGCAGGGCAAGACGTTTGAGCGAAGCGAAAACATGGCTTGCTACCAACCGATACAGCTTCAACCTCACTCAATATTTCAATCTATTGATGGCAACTGCGGGTAATATCTGTGTGTCCCACACACAAAATCACACTGGGACAAACAAAACGAAGGAATTACCGGAACTGTCCCACCACTTGTCCCGCATGACATCTGCAAAAGCAGAGTGACACCACCGAATAAGAAGAAGCTGTCCCGTATCCGTCCCACCGTGCGTCCCGAAAATTATGGGCTGTCCCACTGTCCCGCCTCTTATAGGTAGGGACAGCGGGACACCCTACAATTTTGACTTAAGCCGGTGGATTGCAGATTTAGATTTTCCCATCTCTTCAGCGATCTCTCGAATTGAAAGCCCTTCGGCCAACAAGCTTCTTAACTGGTCTTGTTCTGCCTCTTCGATTTCCCGAACTGTCCATGTAAGGGCATCGCCTTCTTGCTGAAGCTGTACTTCGAAAGGTTTCACTCCATCCCCAGCAACACCACGAGCTTTCGTTAGATGCACTTCAAAGCGTGCTCCCTCCTGCATCGTGTACCCCTGAGGCCTTCGTAAACTGATCACGGTATCCATAATGTCCTCCTTTGCAGATGTGCCACGTTGATCGCCGGACTTGCCCGCATGATGCACGAGAAGAACAGACAAAACACGACGGCGTAGATCCAGTAACCAAGACTGCACAGGAAGCCATGAATCTGCTTCGTTTTCCCGTCCATTACGGCAAAGAGTCGCCAAATTATCGATAACAACAAGGCGAACACCGTTAAGAAACTCATCAACGGATCTCTGCCCAGCACTATGCGAAAGGTTGGGCATTGGAACTTGCTGCAAATCCGGAGTGATTAACTGAAAAAAATGAGATGAAGGCAAGGCACTATCTGAACCATTTGAAAGTCCCAAAAGCCGTTCCTGCATTGTAGAAGCAGGCATTTCACCATCGATATAGAGAACAGGCTGGGGAGAAGGAGCTTTCCAGCCATAAACCTCACCACCTGAAGCTACCGCAAGGGCCATACTTAACGCGGCATAGGTCTTTCCTAACCCGCGGGGAGCGTAGATAATTGCTAACCCTTGTTCTGGAAGAACAGGCTCCAACAAAAACTGTCTTTCGGGTAGTTCAAGAGAAAGGAATTCAGAAAGAGAACAAGCGGCTAGAGATGAAGAATTGGCAGTCGTCAATGGCATCGGAGCCACCTACGAGCTAAGCCAACGTTCAAGCCACGCAACAAGATCTTCGCGTATATAGGCAACGCGTCGACCACTTTTTACGGATTTTGGGCCAAGCCCTTTGCTATCAAGATTTGCCATGTAGCCACTGCTAATTAGTCCACCGAGGTAAACATTCAAGTCTTTTCGGGCAATGACAGGGGGAAGGGTTTTGAGAAGAATTGAAAGGTCAGTTGATTGTAGCTTTTCCATATGAAGCCTCCACATAATGTTTGTTGTTATGTGAAGAATAGAGAGGGCAAAATCTCGACAAGTTAGTTCTCGGGATTTTTTGCTTTAGAAAACCATGTTTGAAAGGTCTTAAACTTCATGGCTTTTTCTGATTCAAGCCGAGTTGTAGAAGAAACCCAAGAGTACATTAATTCATTATTATAATGTGAAAAAGTAAAAGTGTACTTCTCAATTTTCATTTCTTTGATCACAGCGAATTTTTCTTCCAAATAACTCCAACATTCCTTTGCAGTCTGTTTGGAATAATCTGGAACCATACGTATAAGAATAATTATTTCGTCTTTTATTGAATGACTTGTTCCACCTCGGGATTGAGGTTTTACTTTTAGCGTTGGAAGATTGTTTGGAAATCTTGGGAAGGGATGAATCGGCAACTTCTTTGCGACACTTAGCTCACTCAATAAGCAAACCAATCTATCAATAAAATTAGGTAAAAGAACTCTGCCTTGATCTTCTATAATCTCTCTTGAAAGCACATAAATTTCTAAACAAAGAGCAACGTCGTAAACCCTACGGTCTTTACGCTGCGCAATCGTTAAACAAGCAGAAATCGAATCAAATCTGTCTTTGAGCTGTTCATAGTAGCTATCTAAATTCAAACCAAAAACAAAAGCATCGGAGGCTAGCTGCATATCTTGCAAATAGTTTGTAGCCAAAAGAGAAATTGCTCTCTGATGTTCTACAAGCAACGCTCCCCTAGCGCGGTCATTCAACCGCCATAACGCATCACTACATTGCCCCCAAGGTAAGTCAGGTTTTTTTCCTAGATTTTTCAAATTAAAATCTTGAACTATGTCCTCAAGATATTGTGTGAATTTATCTCTTTCTTTGAACATGCTATAACCACCTTTTTCATAAGTGGTTATATATGAAGCAAGTCTAATGCAAGATTCTTGTAGTCTAAATCAGATTTGTCTAAAAACGTACAAACAGAACGCGCTAGCTAGCCTCCCTATCTAGAATGTTGATCATTTTTCCATCCTCATTCGGGAAACGAATTGCCAGTTTTGAATTAGCCTCTTTGATCTCTCCAATAATTGTCTCTATCACTTTAGCAAATGGGGCAACATTCTTACCGTGCTGCTCACACATGCTATAAGCCAAGTCAACATAGTCATCCTTTCCATAAAAATATGCCACTTTTACTGTAAATACCAAAACCCACAATGGAACTTCTGCGTCAAAACAACATGAAGTTGCATTTACCCATGCTTCAAGATCATTTCTATTTACAAGAGAACAAACAATAAATGCGTATGCGGCATCTGCATTCATTCCCTCTTTATGAAACTTTATCCCTAAATTATACCATGCTAAAGGACACAAAAGATCTAATCGCAGTGACTCATTAATTCGAGCTTCAGCGTCTTCTTGTGTTTTACATTCAGATATGTCCGCCATCTTAATGGCAGCTTTCCGCTCACGCGCTTGTAATTTCAGATCAAACTTTTCAAGCAACATACTTAAACAAAAGAACTTAAGACGCCATTCAGCATGCTCGTCATGTGACTCATCTAAAAATTTGGAAAAAATTTTACAAGATAATTGATAATTCCCTGCTAGCATCAAAGAATCCGCATACAAAGGAAGAATGCCCTCTCTTTCTTCAATATCTAACGACTTTTTATAGTACGCTGCAGCATGATTATATTTCCCAATATCAAACAACAGCCCACCAAGTTCACTGAAAAAATATGCTTGCTGATAGTATGCAGGTTGATGTTTCCGAGCCCTTAAATAACATTGAATAGCTTTACGATTTTTACTAATGCTTCGATAAAAATTTCCAAGGTTGTACAAAGAATGTCCGTACATTTCATCATGGATTTTTTCGTTCCGTTCAACACAATGAAGTAAATAAGCTTCGATAGCGGCTGCCTTTTTATCATCCGTTCTATCTAAAGAATGCAAAATGGCTATAAGCACAGCACCTTCAATATGTTCTGAGACGCCCTTCTCAATAGCTAACTTAGCAATCTCAATAGCCTTCTCAAACTCGTTTGAGTTAAGCAGCTGTGGGAAAATGTGGACTAACAAATCTGGTTTATTCACTAGTTTTGCACCAACGCCATCAGCAAAAGCTACCTTTGCAGAAAAATCATTATTACCCATCTGAGCAATAATGGCAGCTAGTCCCAACATAATATCTTTTGCCAACTCAGCAGCTAGTGAATCTTGTTCCATTGACGCTACATTATGAAATACACAATGATACACGCCTCCAAGATCTATACTTAATTCCTCAGGTGAAATCTGAATATTAACGATCGCATCTTCTTTCGCCAACAGCACTCGAACATGTTTGCTGTATTCTTGACGCATTTCTTTGCGTAACTTTGCCAAAAGAAGGCCGGACTCCACACCACAAACGTGACTTCCATTAACGACCAAATTACATTTAACAGGAAAATTAATTGCTCCGTTTCGTATCATCTTAATCTTTTTTAGCTGTTCCTGAATAAGCCGAGGAGTTTTCTCTTTCTCCCAACAATCCGAATCAACGAATTTTATTAAGACAGTTTTAGCCCCCTCTTTTGCGCCATACAGATCTATTTCATGTGCCCATTTATAATAAAATTTATCCTGAACAGATGAATATCTGACAATCAAAACAGGGATATCTAACCTTCTATAGTACTCTAATGTTTCAATTTTTAGATTAAAATTTTTAATCGTGTATGCCTTTGTGGAGCTCGTGGCCTTAAGTTGAACCCAATAAACTAACCCAGAAGGACTACCATCAACATCAAAAACCTCAACTTCAACGTCAACTCCATAATCTTTATCTTTATCACGACTTACCCATTCTTTAGGTAATAGTATTCCATACTTATGTCTTGAAAGATCTTCTAGGTGGTGCTGCATAACGCGTTTAGGCATAAATAACTTCTTGTTTTCTAATGATTATGGACAACAACTTTTTTACTATTCATTATCTTTTAAGATTAAGCATTACGCCACGCCTCCGGCCATCCTTTCCAGTCAAATGAATCGTCATACTGAACAAGAGCCATAACCATATCCTCAACCATCTTAATAACATCTTCCAATACAGCCCCTGTACAAAGGACATTCATTATCGTCCCACCAGTCCCCCCTCCTTG
Proteins encoded:
- a CDS encoding AAA family ATPase; protein product: MPLTTANSSSLAACSLSEFLSLELPERQFLLEPVLPEQGLAIIYAPRGLGKTYAALSMALAVASGGEVYGWKAPSPQPVLYIDGEMPASTMQERLLGLSNGSDSALPSSHFFQLITPDLQQVPMPNLSHSAGQRSVDEFLNGVRLVVIDNLATLCRNGRENEADSWLPVQSWLLDLRRRVLSVLLVHHAGKSGDQRGTSAKEDIMDTVISLRRPQGYTMQEGARFEVHLTKARGVAGDGVKPFEVQLQQEGDALTWTVREIEEAEQDQLRSLLAEGLSIREIAEEMGKSKSAIHRLKSKL
- a CDS encoding DUF4365 domain-containing protein, which gives rise to MPKRVMQHHLEDLSRHKYGILLPKEWVSRDKDKDYGVDVEVEVFDVDGSPSGLVYWVQLKATSSTKAYTIKNFNLKIETLEYYRRLDIPVLIVRYSSVQDKFYYKWAHEIDLYGAKEGAKTVLIKFVDSDCWEKEKTPRLIQEQLKKIKMIRNGAINFPVKCNLVVNGSHVCGVESGLLLAKLRKEMRQEYSKHVRVLLAKEDAIVNIQISPEELSIDLGGVYHCVFHNVASMEQDSLAAELAKDIMLGLAAIIAQMGNNDFSAKVAFADGVGAKLVNKPDLLVHIFPQLLNSNEFEKAIEIAKLAIEKGVSEHIEGAVLIAILHSLDRTDDKKAAAIEAYLLHCVERNEKIHDEMYGHSLYNLGNFYRSISKNRKAIQCYLRARKHQPAYYQQAYFFSELGGLLFDIGKYNHAAAYYKKSLDIEEREGILPLYADSLMLAGNYQLSCKIFSKFLDESHDEHAEWRLKFFCLSMLLEKFDLKLQARERKAAIKMADISECKTQEDAEARINESLRLDLLCPLAWYNLGIKFHKEGMNADAAYAFIVCSLVNRNDLEAWVNATSCCFDAEVPLWVLVFTVKVAYFYGKDDYVDLAYSMCEQHGKNVAPFAKVIETIIGEIKEANSKLAIRFPNEDGKMINILDREAS